In Desulfoferula mesophila, the genomic window AAGGGAAGGCGCTTATCAGGCTTTCCTGGGCGCGGAGCAGGGCGACCCCTATCCCATAGCCGACACGGTGGTCTCGGGCAAGGGCCTCAGCTACCTACACCAGTTTCTGACCGGTCAAAAGTTGAGCCCGGAAGAGGTGGGCGCGGTTTTGGATCAGCATCCCGACACCCTGGCCTGGATGGCCCGCTTCTATGGCCGGGCCTGCCGCCAATGGGCCATGCAGGTGACCGCCTTGGGCGGGGTGTACATCGCCGGGGGGGTGGCCGCCAAGCTGCCGGCCCTGGTGGAGCATGAGCAGTTCGCCCGCGAGTTTCGCCTGGCCGACCCCAGCAACCGTATCTTGCGAGACATCCCGGTGTGGCTGATCGCCGACGAAAACAGCGGCCTGTGGGGCGCGGCCACCGCCGCCCTGGAACGCCTGGGGCCCCGCCGTTAGACTAGTAATATTATATGAAATGGCTCGGGGCAAGGGAGGAGCCCGGGCCCAAGCAGGGGGTGGGAAAGAAGGCGAATCATGAACAAACGCCGCGCCTTTTTCATCCAGGGGCTGCGGCTGTTGGGAGCGGCTTCCCTGGCCCTGTCCTGGCCCGGCCGCCTGTGGGCCCAAGGCAAGCGCCGCATCCTGCCCAGCCATATCAAGGCCACCGATCTGGCCCAATACAATCCTCGCAGCATCGACAACCGCAATCTGTCCCTAACCCCCATAGACCAGTTCGGCACCATGGGCCAAAGCGACCTGGACGTGGATCCGGTCCGGTGGCGCCTGCTGGTGGATGGGGAGGTGGAGCGGCCCCTCAGCCTGAGCCTGGAGCAACTCAAGGCCCGGCCCGTGCTGGAGAGCAAGGTGCTCTTGATCTGCCCCGGCGTGTTTTCCTTCAACGCCCTTTACAAGGGCCTGAGCCTGGGGGCATTGCTCCAGGAGGCCAAGCCGCGCGCCCGGGCCGACCGGGTGACCATACGCGGCGTGGGGGGAGCCGGGGCCAAGGTGGAGCACTTTTCCCTGCGCGAGGTGCTGAGCGACGAGGTGTTCCTGGCCTACCAGGTCAATGGGCGCGATCTGCCCCGCAAGCACGGTTTTCCCCTCAGGGTGGTGGCCGGCAGCCACTACGGCGACGACTGGGTGAAATACGTGGCCCGAGTCAGCCTGTCGGCCAGCGGCAAAAAGGGGTAGGATAGCCTAGTTGCAGAGACCGTCCCCACCGTATGCGGCTCGATCTTAACGAGGGTGTTGCCGGGTGGCGAGGCGGTGGTTCATGGGCACGGCGCGCAAGAGAGATAGGATATGGCCGCTCGATCCACATCTGAGTTGACTCCCATCACTTCGCATTTCGACGCCTCCCCCGCCGGGGTGCTGGTCATCGATGCCAAGGGCATTGTGGCCTACGCCAACCCGGCCTGCGGCCGCATTTTCGAGCAGACGCCGGTGGAGATAGTGGGCACGCCCGCCGAGATTCTGGAGCCCGACGCCTGGCACGCGGCCCGCTCCACCATCAACAGCGGCGCTCCCCAGTTG contains:
- a CDS encoding molybdopterin-dependent oxidoreductase → MNKRRAFFIQGLRLLGAASLALSWPGRLWAQGKRRILPSHIKATDLAQYNPRSIDNRNLSLTPIDQFGTMGQSDLDVDPVRWRLLVDGEVERPLSLSLEQLKARPVLESKVLLICPGVFSFNALYKGLSLGALLQEAKPRARADRVTIRGVGGAGAKVEHFSLREVLSDEVFLAYQVNGRDLPRKHGFPLRVVAGSHYGDDWVKYVARVSLSASGKKG